A stretch of Paenibacillus sp. URB8-2 DNA encodes these proteins:
- the gluQRS gene encoding tRNA glutamyl-Q(34) synthetase GluQRS, whose product MLPLSNIELAGSAIRGRYAPSPSGFIHIGNALAALMAWLQVRNRNGIFVLRMEDIDTARCRPEFARQITYDLRWLGLDWDEGPDVGGPFGPYVQSERLKLYETALNRLKAEGRLYPCYCSRHDILAAAAAPHGLASEGPVYPGTCRSLSPEEAQWRSLNKSPSLRFAVPSGEIFFTDGVAGPRRTDAAAGGDFIVRRADGIFSYQLAVVVDDALMGITDVLRGADLLDSTPRQLMLYEALGWKLPRFAHVPLLLDRDGRRLAKRHGGITLAELRDAGVTPQTVNGWLAWVAGLLPEPTQVSPLDLLTSFKLDRISRKDIVVTPEMLVRLHPSFQQ is encoded by the coding sequence TTGCTTCCGCTCTCAAATATTGAACTGGCCGGCAGCGCCATTCGCGGCCGATACGCACCGTCGCCATCCGGCTTCATCCATATTGGCAATGCCCTGGCCGCACTGATGGCCTGGCTGCAAGTCCGCAACAGGAACGGAATCTTCGTGCTCCGTATGGAGGACATTGACACGGCTCGCTGCCGGCCCGAATTTGCCCGGCAAATCACCTACGATCTACGCTGGCTCGGTCTCGACTGGGACGAAGGGCCCGACGTGGGTGGACCCTTCGGACCTTATGTCCAAAGCGAGCGGCTGAAGCTGTATGAAACGGCACTTAACCGGCTGAAGGCCGAAGGAAGGCTGTACCCCTGCTACTGCAGCCGCCATGATATTCTGGCGGCCGCTGCCGCTCCCCACGGTCTGGCCTCGGAAGGCCCGGTTTACCCCGGAACATGCCGAAGCTTGTCTCCTGAAGAGGCGCAGTGGCGATCCTTGAACAAGTCGCCTTCCCTCCGCTTCGCCGTTCCGTCCGGAGAAATCTTCTTCACCGACGGCGTCGCTGGCCCCCGCCGGACCGATGCAGCCGCTGGAGGCGACTTCATCGTGCGCCGAGCCGACGGCATCTTCTCGTACCAGCTTGCCGTCGTCGTGGACGACGCCCTCATGGGCATTACGGATGTGCTTCGCGGAGCCGATCTCCTTGATTCCACGCCCCGTCAGCTGATGCTCTACGAAGCGCTGGGCTGGAAGCTGCCGCGCTTTGCCCATGTCCCGCTCCTGTTGGACCGGGACGGACGACGTCTGGCCAAGCGTCACGGCGGGATTACGCTCGCCGAGCTGCGGGATGCGGGTGTGACGCCACAGACGGTTAACGGCTGGCTGGCTTGGGTGGCCGGACTGCTGCCTGAACCGACCCAGGTCTCGCCGCTTGATTTGCTGACTTCTTTCAAGCTGGACCGGATCTCCCGCAAAGACATCGTAGTCACTCCCGAAATGCTGGTCAGACTCCACCCTTCCTTCCAGCAATAA
- a CDS encoding general stress protein, translating into MTKKIVGIFDTEREATRAIQELQGRGFRNEDISVVTRDRDDLNTITDETDTMAPEGIATGAATGGVVGGIAGLLAGIGALAIPGIGPIIAAGPIAAALTGAAVGAGAGGLVGGLVGLGIPEDEAKEYEGYVDQGKILVLVDDNGRDTEIHDIFRGNRSLNASRYESSVGPTNPDIIPDDSRVGNTMGNRGSMNTDTDPDLYNRNKF; encoded by the coding sequence GTGACAAAGAAAATAGTTGGCATTTTCGATACGGAACGAGAGGCAACCAGAGCGATTCAGGAATTGCAGGGCAGAGGCTTCCGCAATGAAGATATTTCGGTGGTCACGAGGGATCGCGACGATCTGAACACGATTACCGATGAAACGGATACAATGGCTCCGGAGGGAATCGCTACAGGAGCCGCAACCGGCGGAGTAGTCGGAGGGATAGCCGGCCTGCTGGCAGGAATCGGCGCGTTGGCCATTCCGGGTATCGGCCCGATTATTGCGGCAGGCCCGATTGCGGCGGCGTTAACCGGCGCCGCGGTGGGAGCTGGCGCAGGCGGCTTGGTCGGCGGACTGGTCGGATTGGGCATCCCCGAAGACGAAGCGAAAGAGTATGAAGGATACGTCGACCAAGGCAAAATCCTGGTTCTGGTGGATGACAATGGACGGGATACCGAAATTCATGATATCTTCCGCGGCAATCGCTCGCTGAACGCCTCGCGCTATGAATCGTCGGTAGGTCCAACCAATCCGGACATTATTCCGGACGACTCAAGAGTAGGCAACACGATGGGCAACAGAGGGTCGATGAACACCGATACCGACCCGGATCTCTATAACCGGAACAAGTTCTAA
- a CDS encoding helix-turn-helix transcriptional regulator gives MAFMIAQRAFIKLYLITMVEQHHGYGYQMLEDLRRDFKSHGYNPPQSEIYRALHELVQQGILYRTKQLKGNDPRVDFQEIVLYHFTSDGAEKAKLYKKQVKTDLDRCLGILNKAVADNY, from the coding sequence ATGGCTTTTATGATTGCTCAACGGGCGTTTATTAAGCTGTATCTCATTACCATGGTGGAGCAACATCACGGCTATGGCTATCAAATGCTTGAAGATTTGCGCAGGGATTTTAAAAGTCACGGATACAACCCTCCGCAGAGCGAAATTTACCGCGCTCTCCACGAATTGGTTCAGCAAGGGATTCTATACCGCACGAAGCAATTAAAGGGGAATGATCCCAGGGTGGATTTTCAGGAAATCGTTCTTTACCATTTCACGTCGGACGGAGCCGAGAAGGCAAAGCTCTACAAGAAGCAGGTGAAGACGGATCTTGACCGTTGTTTGGGAATATTAAACAAAGCGGTGGCCGACAACTATTAG